A single Candidatus Sericytochromatia bacterium DNA region contains:
- the mvaD gene encoding diphosphomevalonate decarboxylase, translating to MTGRTATARAQVNIALIKYWGKRDERLHLPTNGSLSLTLEGLHTTTTVTFSPELPTDVFVRDGAERDGEEARRVGAFLDLVRVEAGLSERARVVSRNEVPTAGGLASSASGFAALAAAASRAAGLPLDEVALSCLARRGSGSACRSIYGGFVEWRRGERPDGRDSHGVQLAPESHWENLRLVVSQLSSLPKDRTSRDGMRDTVRTSPFYPGWLATVDADLALARAAIAARDLEALGEVAERNALKMHATMLGAVPAFTYWMPASLAAMQAVWQLRREGVPAWFTMDAGPHVKVVTEEAQLARVSAALTATPGVERVRVCSPGGGLRWLNEPLQP from the coding sequence GTGACGGGAAGGACCGCCACAGCTCGGGCGCAGGTGAACATCGCCCTGATCAAGTACTGGGGCAAGCGCGATGAACGCCTCCACCTGCCGACCAACGGGAGCCTCTCCCTGACGCTGGAGGGCCTCCACACCACCACCACGGTGACCTTCTCGCCCGAACTGCCGACCGACGTCTTCGTGCGTGACGGGGCGGAGCGAGATGGAGAAGAGGCGCGACGGGTCGGCGCGTTTCTCGATCTGGTGCGCGTGGAAGCCGGCCTGAGCGAGCGAGCCCGCGTCGTCTCGCGCAACGAGGTACCCACGGCGGGGGGCCTGGCCTCCTCGGCGTCGGGCTTTGCGGCGCTGGCCGCGGCCGCCAGTCGAGCAGCCGGACTGCCGCTGGACGAGGTTGCCCTGTCCTGCCTGGCGCGACGGGGATCGGGCTCGGCCTGCCGGTCCATCTACGGTGGTTTCGTGGAGTGGCGGCGCGGCGAGCGCCCCGATGGCCGCGACTCGCACGGGGTTCAGCTGGCGCCCGAGTCGCACTGGGAGAACCTCCGGCTGGTGGTGTCGCAGCTGTCGAGCTTGCCCAAGGACCGCACCAGTCGAGATGGCATGCGCGACACCGTGCGAACGTCGCCGTTTTATCCAGGCTGGCTGGCCACGGTGGATGCCGATCTGGCGCTTGCCAGAGCGGCCATCGCCGCGCGGGACCTGGAAGCCCTCGGCGAGGTTGCGGAGCGCAACGCGCTCAAGATGCACGCGACCATGTTAGGCGCGGTGCCGGCCTTCACCTACTGGATGCCGGCCAGTCTGGCCGCGATGCAGGCGGTCTGGCAACTGCGACGCGAGGGCGTGCCGGCCTGGTTCACCATGGACGCGGGCCCCCACGTGAAAGTGGTCACCGAGGAAGCCCAGTTGGCGCGGGTGAGCGCGGCCTTGACGGCCACGCCCGGGGTCGAACGGGTGCGGGTTTGCTCGCCGGGCGGGGGCTTGCGCTGGCTGAACGAGCCGCTTCAGCCTTAG
- the fni gene encoding type 2 isopentenyl-diphosphate Delta-isomerase — MSGDISQRKLDHIAISLERDVAMRQTLTGFERYRFAHEALPELRPEDVSLDTHFLGHRLAAPVLLSSMTGGPLLGASINENLARAAQRHGVAMGVGSQRIVFERPDTRASFEVVRRVAPDVLLFANLGAVQFNYGLTLRHAREAVESIGAQGLFLHFNALQEVVQPEGETDFRGLLEHVRAIASELPYPILAKEVGCGIGPATAQRLFAAGVAAVDVSGAGGTSWAKIEAARALDPAQRQLGDVFGEWGIPTVEALTACRALLPGQPLIASGGIRTGLDVAKAIALGADLVGLAMPMLGPATRSAEETEAALAQILRELRTAMFLLGVPDIATLRRSGHLLSRWDLP, encoded by the coding sequence GTGAGCGGCGATATTTCCCAGCGCAAGCTCGACCACATTGCCATCAGCCTGGAACGTGACGTGGCCATGCGGCAGACGCTGACGGGCTTCGAACGCTACCGCTTCGCCCACGAGGCCTTGCCCGAGTTGCGTCCCGAGGACGTCTCGCTGGACACCCACTTCCTGGGGCATCGACTCGCGGCCCCCGTGCTGCTGTCGAGCATGACGGGTGGGCCCCTGCTGGGGGCTAGCATCAATGAGAACCTGGCCCGGGCAGCCCAGCGGCACGGGGTGGCCATGGGCGTCGGCTCCCAGCGCATCGTTTTCGAACGTCCCGACACGCGCGCCAGTTTCGAGGTGGTGAGACGGGTGGCCCCGGACGTGCTGCTGTTCGCCAATCTCGGCGCGGTGCAGTTCAATTACGGCCTGACGCTTCGCCACGCCCGTGAGGCGGTGGAGTCGATCGGCGCCCAAGGCTTGTTCCTGCATTTCAACGCGTTGCAGGAGGTGGTGCAGCCGGAGGGGGAAACGGATTTTCGTGGGCTGCTGGAGCACGTCCGGGCGATCGCCTCGGAGCTGCCCTACCCCATCCTGGCCAAGGAGGTCGGCTGTGGCATCGGCCCCGCCACTGCGCAACGGCTTTTTGCCGCGGGCGTGGCGGCCGTGGATGTGAGCGGGGCGGGCGGCACCTCCTGGGCCAAGATCGAGGCTGCGCGAGCGCTCGACCCCGCGCAGCGTCAGTTGGGAGATGTCTTCGGGGAATGGGGCATTCCCACGGTAGAGGCGCTCACGGCATGTCGGGCGCTCCTGCCTGGCCAACCCCTGATTGCCAGTGGTGGCATTCGGACGGGCCTGGATGTGGCCAAGGCGATCGCCCTGGGGGCGGACCTGGTCGGCCTGGCGATGCCGATGCTGGGGCCTGCCACCCGTTCGGCTGAGGAGACGGAAGCGGCGCTGGCGCAGATTCTGCGCGAATTGCGCACCGCCATGTTCCTGCTGGGCGTGCCCGATATCGCCACCTTGCGCCGCAGTGGCCATCTGCTGAGCCGGTGGGACCTGCCGTGA
- the mvk gene encoding mevalonate kinase, whose amino-acid sequence MNAPVDASLRPTLGRACGKLILVGEHAVVHGHPALALPFHQVEVVAEAIPVPGPVQVTSERYDANLAGLRRTAEATLVACGRAPRGFSLHIRSTIPMGAGLGSSAATAVALVRALARACEHELPDAITTGLVNLAEREAHGQPSGLDAATILLERPIRFRREHEPVPIALGTRAHLVVADTGRQRDTRAAVAAVTDMLRHEPARAQACLAALGGLSSDAEAALAGGEVVALGQVLDRAHDLLSALGVSDLALDTWVGLARRAGALGAKLTGAGRGGCVLALAGDARMAGAIAAAWQEAGAAAVYQEELTG is encoded by the coding sequence GTGAACGCTCCGGTTGACGCTTCACTCCGCCCGACCCTGGGGCGGGCGTGTGGCAAGCTGATCCTGGTGGGTGAGCACGCCGTGGTACACGGACATCCCGCCCTGGCGCTACCCTTTCACCAGGTGGAAGTGGTGGCCGAGGCGATTCCAGTGCCGGGGCCGGTCCAGGTGACCTCGGAACGCTATGATGCCAATCTGGCCGGGCTGCGTCGTACCGCCGAGGCCACCCTGGTGGCGTGTGGCCGAGCCCCCCGCGGCTTTTCGCTGCACATTCGCTCGACCATCCCGATGGGGGCGGGCCTGGGCTCCTCGGCCGCCACGGCCGTGGCGCTGGTGCGCGCCCTCGCCCGGGCTTGTGAGCACGAATTGCCCGATGCGATCACGACTGGTCTGGTCAACCTGGCCGAACGCGAGGCCCATGGACAGCCCAGCGGCTTGGACGCCGCCACCATTTTGCTGGAACGCCCCATTCGCTTTCGGCGCGAGCACGAACCGGTGCCGATCGCCTTGGGCACGCGGGCCCACCTCGTGGTGGCGGATACGGGGCGGCAACGCGACACCCGCGCGGCCGTGGCGGCCGTCACCGACATGTTGCGTCATGAACCCGCGCGTGCGCAGGCTTGCCTGGCGGCGCTGGGAGGCCTGTCCAGCGACGCTGAAGCAGCGCTGGCGGGGGGCGAGGTGGTGGCCCTCGGGCAGGTGCTCGACCGTGCTCACGACCTGCTGTCGGCGCTGGGGGTGAGTGATCTGGCGTTGGATACTTGGGTGGGCCTGGCGCGCCGGGCCGGCGCCCTCGGGGCCAAGCTGACGGGGGCCGGTCGAGGTGGCTGCGTGCTGGCGCTGGCCGGCGACGCCCGGATGGCCGGGGCGATCGCCGCCGCCTGGCAGGAGGCCGGGGCGGCCGCCGTCTACCAGGAGGAACTCACCGGGTGA
- a CDS encoding hydroxymethylglutaryl-CoA reductase, degradative has translation MKTSRLPGFYKLSIDARIAKLAETYALSVDEVEALASQGALELAQADKMVENAVGIYSLPIGLGLNFQINGKDYLVPMAIEEPSVVASASHIAKIVREAGGFEATTTGRTMIGQVQVVGCPDWGAAAEAVIDAEEELVAMANACHPAMVERGGGARGVEVRLLNDDEGSRYAQMLVVHLLVDTCDAMGANTVNTMVEALAERIEALTEGKVYLRILSNYTDQCLATATCRIPPALLATGEFDGEAVRDGVVSAHAFADSDVYRAVTHNKGVMNGIDAVVIATGNDWRAIEAAAHAHASRHGRYGSMTEWSTDAEGHLVGRLELPMPVGTVGGSIGLHPMAQIMHKFLRVKGAEELAQVIVCVGLAQNLGALKALVTHGIQKGHMALHARSVAMTAGATGDQVDAIARAMVDAREIKLSKAKSLLEAFQ, from the coding sequence ATCAAAACTTCGCGCCTGCCTGGCTTCTACAAGCTCTCGATCGATGCGCGCATCGCCAAACTGGCGGAGACCTATGCGCTGTCGGTGGACGAGGTCGAGGCGCTGGCCTCGCAGGGCGCCCTGGAGCTGGCCCAAGCCGACAAGATGGTCGAGAATGCCGTGGGCATCTATAGCCTGCCGATCGGGTTGGGTCTGAATTTCCAGATCAATGGCAAGGATTACCTGGTGCCGATGGCGATCGAGGAGCCTTCGGTGGTCGCCTCGGCCAGCCACATTGCCAAGATCGTGCGCGAGGCCGGTGGCTTCGAAGCCACCACGACGGGGCGCACCATGATCGGGCAGGTGCAGGTGGTCGGCTGCCCGGACTGGGGCGCGGCCGCCGAAGCCGTGATCGATGCCGAGGAGGAACTGGTCGCGATGGCCAACGCCTGCCATCCCGCCATGGTGGAGCGCGGTGGCGGGGCGCGGGGCGTGGAAGTGCGGCTGCTCAATGACGACGAAGGCTCCCGCTACGCCCAGATGCTGGTGGTCCATCTGCTGGTCGACACCTGCGATGCGATGGGGGCCAATACCGTCAACACCATGGTGGAAGCCCTCGCCGAGCGGATTGAGGCCCTGACCGAGGGCAAGGTCTACCTGCGCATTCTCAGCAACTACACGGACCAGTGCCTGGCGACCGCCACCTGTCGCATTCCGCCGGCCCTGCTGGCGACCGGCGAATTCGATGGGGAGGCGGTGCGTGACGGCGTGGTGTCGGCGCACGCCTTTGCCGACTCGGACGTTTACCGCGCCGTGACCCATAACAAGGGGGTCATGAACGGCATTGACGCGGTGGTGATCGCCACCGGCAACGATTGGCGCGCGATCGAGGCGGCGGCCCACGCGCACGCTTCGCGCCACGGGCGTTATGGCTCCATGACGGAGTGGTCCACCGACGCGGAAGGCCACCTGGTAGGCCGTCTGGAATTGCCCATGCCGGTGGGGACGGTGGGAGGCTCGATTGGCCTCCACCCGATGGCTCAGATCATGCACAAGTTCCTGCGCGTCAAGGGGGCGGAGGAACTGGCGCAGGTGATCGTCTGCGTGGGCCTGGCCCAGAACCTCGGCGCCCTCAAAGCGCTGGTCACGCATGGAATTCAGAAAGGCCATATGGCCTTGCACGCCCGCTCGGTTGCCATGACGGCGGGGGCGACGGGCGACCAGGTGGATGCGATCGCCCGGGCCATGGTCGATGCGCGCGAGATCAAGTTGAGCAAGGCCAAGTCCCTGCTGGAAGCCTTTCAGTGA
- a CDS encoding MoaD/ThiS family protein — protein sequence MSDARSALTFQLSVKLFALLREQVGHAALTLELPVGTCVRDLAQHLRAAEPRLTPFLEVSRVAVNLAFAPPEQVLQPSDEVALIPPVGGG from the coding sequence ATGTCCGACGCCCGTTCCGCTCTCACGTTTCAGCTGTCGGTCAAGCTGTTCGCCCTGCTGCGCGAGCAGGTGGGGCACGCGGCCCTGACGCTGGAGTTGCCGGTCGGCACTTGCGTGCGCGACCTGGCGCAGCATCTGAGGGCCGCCGAGCCACGCCTGACGCCCTTTCTGGAGGTCAGCCGGGTGGCCGTGAACCTGGCATTCGCACCCCCGGAACAGGTATTGCAACCGAGCGACGAGGTAGCCCTGATCCCGCCCGTCGGGGGAGGCTGA
- a CDS encoding molybdenum cofactor biosynthesis protein MoaE — translation MPVCDTQRAWLQLGHEPLDLNAIHAHLADPAAGGEVVFTGSVRNHHEGRRVHALTYEAYPEMALAEFGRIAEAIAARWEVQRVVLHHRLGYLTVGEACVVVGVSAAHRQEAFEAARYGIDRLKREAPIWKREHFEGGEAWVTNCSGCH, via the coding sequence ATGCCCGTTTGCGACACGCAGCGCGCCTGGCTGCAACTGGGCCACGAGCCGCTCGACCTGAACGCCATCCACGCCCACCTGGCCGATCCGGCCGCCGGCGGCGAGGTGGTGTTCACCGGGTCGGTGCGCAACCATCACGAGGGTCGCCGCGTGCATGCCCTGACGTACGAGGCCTACCCGGAGATGGCGCTGGCCGAGTTCGGACGCATCGCCGAGGCGATCGCCGCGCGCTGGGAGGTCCAGCGCGTGGTGTTGCACCACCGCCTCGGCTACCTGACGGTGGGAGAAGCCTGCGTGGTGGTGGGCGTCTCAGCCGCGCATCGCCAGGAGGCCTTCGAGGCCGCCCGCTACGGCATCGACCGGCTCAAGCGGGAGGCGCCCATCTGGAAGCGTGAACATTTCGAGGGAGGCGAGGCGTGGGTGACGAACTGCTCCGGCTGCCACTGA
- a CDS encoding aldo/keto reductase, which yields MGDELLRLPLTPLGRTGLTVSRLCLGTGTTTFDSESAQSKLAVERFGRVLLHAHAQGITFWDTSDNYGTHAHVAWALRQLPRASVQITSKTYAVTAEEARHSVQQSLRELGTDYIDILLMHEPDSPEELAERAGALAGLQACKAEGLVRAVGLSTHAILTLETAAGRPDLDVLLTNYNLAEVHMDAGLPDYTRALEKAHAAGQGVIVMKTLGEGKLAHRRHEAIPYNLTRPFIDAVVVGMMDEAQVDDTLAIARPHLARPVNGEASPSTTETPPGPQP from the coding sequence GTGGGTGACGAACTGCTCCGGCTGCCACTGACGCCGCTCGGCCGGACCGGCCTGACGGTCTCGCGCCTCTGCCTCGGCACCGGCACCACCACCTTCGACAGCGAATCGGCCCAGTCCAAGCTGGCCGTCGAGCGTTTCGGGCGCGTGCTACTGCACGCCCACGCCCAAGGCATCACCTTCTGGGACACCTCCGATAATTACGGCACCCACGCCCACGTGGCCTGGGCGCTCAGGCAACTGCCGCGCGCCAGCGTTCAGATCACCTCCAAGACCTACGCCGTCACGGCCGAGGAGGCTCGGCACAGCGTTCAACAGTCGTTGCGGGAACTGGGCACGGATTACATCGACATCCTGCTCATGCACGAACCGGACAGCCCGGAGGAACTGGCCGAGCGGGCCGGGGCCCTGGCGGGCTTGCAAGCCTGCAAGGCCGAGGGCCTGGTGCGGGCTGTGGGCCTGTCGACGCACGCGATCCTGACGCTGGAGACCGCCGCGGGGCGGCCCGACCTGGACGTGCTGCTGACCAACTACAACCTGGCTGAGGTGCACATGGATGCCGGGCTGCCCGACTACACGCGCGCGCTCGAGAAGGCCCACGCGGCCGGCCAGGGGGTGATCGTGATGAAGACGCTGGGCGAGGGCAAGCTGGCGCATCGCCGCCACGAGGCGATCCCCTACAACCTCACCCGCCCGTTCATCGATGCGGTGGTGGTTGGCATGATGGACGAAGCCCAGGTCGATGACACGCTGGCGATCGCCCGTCCCCACCTGGCCCGACCGGTGAACGGGGAGGCATCTCCCTCCACGACGGAAACGCCGCCAGGCCCTCAACCCTGA
- the preA gene encoding NAD-dependent dihydropyrimidine dehydrogenase subunit PreA, with amino-acid sequence MADLQVNFAGITAPNPFWLASAPPTNTGKQILRAYEMGWGGAVWKTLGTPIRNVTARFAANQWGGHRMMGLNNIELITDRPLDVNYAEIREVTRRYPEHATIVSLMFETEAEWKENIERSIENGAKGLELNFGCPHGMCERGMGSAVGAEPDVLAEITRWVMRHATVPVIVKLTPNITDITPAGLAAQAGGAQAVSLINTVKSLMAVDLEAMVPIPNVGGASTNGGYCGPAVKPIALHMVAALARHPEFKLPISGIGGIGTWRDAAEFIALGATSVQVCTAVMHHGYRIVEDLIDGLSGWMDTQGYREIGDFAGRAAQNFKAWEDLDMSYKVVARIDPARCVGCQLCFVACRDGSHECIYLPGAEDGKAPAAASGFERVPWVAEDECTGCNLCSLVCPVDDCITMTPVDTGHRPITWRQYQAGEGALPAFHHK; translated from the coding sequence ATGGCTGATCTGCAGGTCAATTTTGCCGGTATCACGGCCCCCAACCCCTTCTGGTTGGCCTCGGCACCGCCCACCAACACGGGCAAGCAAATCCTGCGGGCCTACGAGATGGGCTGGGGCGGGGCCGTCTGGAAGACGCTCGGAACGCCCATCCGCAACGTGACGGCTCGTTTTGCGGCCAACCAGTGGGGTGGCCATCGCATGATGGGCCTGAACAACATCGAGCTGATCACCGATCGCCCGCTCGACGTGAACTACGCCGAGATTCGCGAGGTGACCCGTCGCTATCCGGAGCACGCCACGATCGTCTCGCTCATGTTCGAGACCGAGGCCGAGTGGAAGGAAAACATCGAGCGGTCGATCGAAAACGGGGCCAAGGGGCTCGAACTCAACTTCGGCTGCCCGCACGGGATGTGCGAGCGCGGCATGGGCTCGGCCGTCGGGGCCGAACCGGACGTGCTGGCGGAAATCACGCGCTGGGTCATGCGCCACGCCACGGTGCCGGTGATCGTCAAGCTCACGCCCAACATCACGGACATCACCCCGGCGGGCCTCGCCGCACAGGCCGGCGGCGCGCAGGCGGTCTCACTCATCAACACGGTCAAGAGCCTGATGGCGGTCGACCTGGAGGCCATGGTGCCGATTCCCAACGTGGGGGGCGCCAGCACCAACGGCGGCTATTGCGGCCCCGCCGTCAAGCCGATCGCCCTGCACATGGTGGCCGCACTGGCCCGACATCCGGAATTCAAGCTGCCGATCAGCGGCATCGGCGGCATCGGCACCTGGCGGGATGCCGCCGAGTTCATCGCGCTCGGTGCTACCAGCGTGCAGGTCTGTACCGCCGTCATGCACCACGGCTACCGCATCGTGGAAGACCTGATCGATGGCCTGAGCGGCTGGATGGACACGCAGGGCTATCGGGAGATCGGTGACTTCGCAGGGCGGGCGGCGCAAAACTTCAAGGCCTGGGAAGACCTGGATATGTCCTACAAGGTGGTGGCCCGCATCGACCCGGCCCGTTGCGTGGGTTGCCAGCTGTGTTTCGTGGCCTGTCGCGACGGCTCGCACGAGTGCATCTACCTGCCGGGCGCCGAGGACGGCAAGGCACCCGCCGCCGCGTCCGGCTTCGAGCGGGTGCCCTGGGTGGCTGAGGACGAGTGCACCGGTTGCAACCTGTGCTCGCTGGTCTGTCCGGTGGACGACTGCATCACCATGACACCTGTCGACACCGGGCACCGGCCGATCACCTGGCGTCAGTACCAGGCCGGGGAAGGGGCGCTGCCGGCGTTCCACCACAAATGA